In the Peromyscus maniculatus bairdii isolate BWxNUB_F1_BW_parent chromosome 20, HU_Pman_BW_mat_3.1, whole genome shotgun sequence genome, one interval contains:
- the Rpl3 gene encoding large ribosomal subunit protein uL3, which translates to MSHRKFSAPRHGSLGFLPRKRSSRHRGKVKSFPKDDPSKPVHLTAFLGYKAGMTHIVREVDRPGSKVNKKEVVEAVTIVETPPMVVVGIVGYVETPRGLRTFKTVFAEHISDECKRRFYKNWHKSKKKAFTKYCKKWQDDMGKKQLEKDFNSMKKYCQVIRIIAHTQMRLLPLRQKKAHLMEIQVNGGTVAEKLDWARERLEQQVPVNQVFGQDEMIDVIGVTKGKGYKGVTSRWHTKKLPRKTHRGLRKVACIGAWHPARVAFSVARAGQKGYHHRTEINKKIYKIGQGYLIKDGKLIKNNASTDYDLSDKSINPLGGFVHYGEVTNDFVMLKGCVVGTKKRVLTLRKSLLVQTKRRALEKIDLKFIDTTSKFGHGRFQTMEEKKAFMGPLKKDRIAKEEGA; encoded by the exons ATG TCTCACAGGAAATTCTCTGCTCCCAGGCATGGGTCATTGGGCTTCTTGCCTCGGAAGCGCAGCAGCCGGCATCGTGGGAAAGTGAAGAgcttccccaaggatgaccctTCCAAGCCTGTACATCTCACAGCCTTTCTAGGCTACAAGGCTGGCATGACCCATATTGTCCGGGAAGTTGACAGACCAGGATCCA AGGTGAATAAGAAAGAAGTTGTAGAAGCTGTCACCATTGTGGAAACACCACCCATGGTAGTTGTGGGCATTGTGGGATATGTTGAAACCCCACGAGGCCTCCGGACCTTCAAGACAGTATTTGCTGAGCACATCAGTGATGAGTGTAAGAGGCGTTTCTACAAGAACTG GCACAAGTCTAAGAAGAAGGCCTTTACCAAATACTGTAAGAAATGGCAGGATGACATGGGCAAGAAACAGCTGGAGAAGGACTTCAACAGCATGAAGAAGTACTGCCAGGTCATCCGCATCATTGCCCACACTCAG ATGCGTCTGCTTCCTCTGCGCCAGAAGAAGGCACACTTGATGGAGATCCAGGTGAATGGGGGCACTGTAGCCGAGAAGCTGGACTGGGCCCGGGAGAGGCTGGAGCAGCAGGTTCCTGTGAACCAGGTGTTTGGACAGGATGAGATGATTGATGTCATCGGGGTGACAAAAGGCAAAGGCTACAAAG GGGTGACCAGTCGTTGGCACACAAAGAAACTGCCACGCAAGACCCATCGAGGTTTGCGCAAGGTTGCCTGTATTGGAGCCTGGCACCCTGCCCGTGTGGCCTTCTCTGTGGCTCGAGCTGGGCAGAAAGGCTACCATCATCGAACAGAGATTAACAAGAAG ATTTACAAGATTGGTCAAGGCTACCTCATCAAGGATGGTAAGCTGATCAAGAACAACGCATCTACCGACTACGACCTGTCTGACAAGAGCATCAACCCTCTG GGCGGTTTTGTCCATTACGGTGAGGTGACCAATGACTTCGTCATGCTCAAAGGCTGTGTGGTGGGAACCAAGAAGCGAGTGCTCACTCTGCGCAAG TCCTTGCTGGTGCAGACCAAACGACGTGCTCTGGAGAAGATTGACCTGAAGTTCATTGACACCACCTCCAAGTTTGGCCATGGTCGTTTCCAGACCATGGaggagaagaaagcatttatG GGACCACTCAAGAAAGACCGCATTGCCAAGGAGGAAGGTGCCTAA